In Rubrivirga marina, the following are encoded in one genomic region:
- a CDS encoding PD40 domain-containing protein, translating into MRSRSLPALLVAAFLFALVPEAQAQYFGRNKVRYDDFDFRILETEHFDLYYYEGMEQASRDVARMAERWYDRLSSILGHEFDERKSIILYADDADFRQTNIANIGEGTQGVTEGARQRVVLPMAGTYAETDHVLGHELVHQFQYDISQRSGRFAQFIRLPLFVIEGMAEYYSVGREDALTAMWMRDAVLRDDFPTLDDLQRSGAYNEYQYGQPFWAYLAGTYGDQAGVQFFRTALDMPLDSAVVAVTGLSPDDFSARWRVALEDQLAPPAAGRSVPGPDRTDEELEAIAKDRRERAEAIAEGDRPDRPRFLAYPDSLPRLTAQRLLARERETGTINIAPQLSPDGRYVAYLSELDLFGIDLFLADAETGEVLTKLESATTDPHLDALRFIESAGTWSPDGTQFAYVVFAGGDNEIALLDVDRRDVVRRLAVEGIGAIKDPAWSPDGTRIAFAGVRGGITDLYVVELATGEVTQLTNDRFADLQPAWSPDGTQIAFSTDRGAGTDFVRLTFSPMQLALYDVADGTIETLGVFSGVKHINPAWAPDGESLYFISDRGGFNDVYRLDVATGEAYQVTNLATGVSGIADLSPALSVAEQTGNLAYSVFEGQRYSVYRTEAADAVGTPVGGTASNAAAILPPEDAYARSVVQNYIADATGGLPEATTFPTRGYSPKLSLDYISQPQVGVGTDPYYNSGFGISGGISFLFSDQLSDNVLGLAVAAQGTFKDIGGQALYLNRGKRLTYGAIAGHIPYLQVFYDRPPLEEPDEVDLIGFTRYYYRTYVTQASGLASYPLNQSQRFEAELGYRRLGYDVEYDAYYQTGSGCCGIERRELDSFSIDPLHLGQGGVAYVGDTSLFGFTSPIRGSRYRLGADLTAGSLVFGSVTADARTYVFTRPPGFPRRTPVTLAARLLHFGRYGADAESGRLTPILLGNPQLVRGYNPRSFDSNETFGAFVDRIYGSRLAVASIEARLPLLGVPQLGLINFPYLPTELVFFGDAGFAWGEAPYFGISGPPVGGEDLVCDVEVTCYGSTFGDQKPIFSAGVSARVNLLGAIIVEPYYALPFSRWEVEGDVSPGRGVFGVNLSPGW; encoded by the coding sequence ATGCGCTCCCGCTCCCTCCCGGCCCTGCTGGTCGCCGCGTTCCTGTTCGCGCTCGTGCCCGAGGCCCAGGCCCAGTACTTCGGCCGCAACAAGGTCCGGTACGACGACTTCGACTTCCGCATCCTCGAGACCGAGCACTTCGACCTCTACTACTACGAGGGGATGGAGCAGGCCTCGCGCGACGTGGCCCGGATGGCCGAGCGGTGGTACGACCGGCTCTCCTCGATCCTCGGCCACGAGTTCGACGAACGGAAGTCGATCATCCTCTACGCCGACGACGCTGACTTCCGTCAGACGAACATCGCCAACATCGGCGAGGGCACGCAGGGCGTGACGGAGGGGGCCCGCCAGCGCGTCGTGCTCCCCATGGCCGGGACCTACGCCGAGACCGACCACGTGCTCGGCCACGAGCTCGTCCACCAGTTCCAGTACGACATCTCGCAGCGGAGCGGCCGGTTCGCCCAGTTCATCCGCCTCCCCCTCTTCGTCATCGAGGGGATGGCCGAGTACTACTCGGTCGGGCGGGAGGACGCGCTCACGGCCATGTGGATGCGCGACGCCGTCCTCCGCGACGACTTCCCGACCCTCGACGACCTCCAGCGCTCCGGCGCTTACAACGAGTACCAGTACGGCCAGCCGTTCTGGGCCTACCTCGCCGGCACCTACGGCGACCAGGCCGGCGTCCAGTTTTTCCGCACGGCGCTCGACATGCCGCTCGACTCGGCCGTCGTCGCCGTGACCGGCCTCTCCCCCGACGACTTCTCGGCCCGCTGGCGGGTCGCGCTCGAGGACCAGCTCGCGCCGCCGGCCGCCGGCCGCTCCGTGCCCGGCCCCGACCGGACCGACGAGGAGCTCGAGGCCATCGCCAAGGACCGGCGCGAGCGCGCCGAGGCCATCGCCGAGGGCGACCGCCCCGACCGGCCCCGCTTCCTCGCCTACCCCGACTCGCTCCCCCGTCTCACTGCGCAGCGCCTCCTGGCGCGAGAACGTGAGACCGGCACCATCAACATCGCGCCCCAGCTCTCGCCCGACGGCCGCTACGTGGCCTACCTCAGTGAGCTCGACCTGTTCGGCATCGACCTGTTCTTGGCCGACGCCGAGACGGGCGAGGTCCTGACCAAGCTCGAGAGCGCGACGACCGACCCACACCTTGACGCGCTCCGCTTTATCGAGAGCGCGGGCACGTGGAGCCCCGACGGGACGCAGTTCGCCTACGTCGTGTTCGCGGGCGGCGACAACGAGATCGCCCTCCTCGACGTCGACCGACGCGACGTCGTCCGCCGCCTCGCCGTCGAGGGGATCGGGGCCATCAAGGACCCGGCGTGGAGCCCGGACGGGACGCGCATCGCGTTCGCCGGCGTCCGCGGGGGGATCACCGACCTCTACGTCGTCGAGCTCGCCACGGGCGAGGTGACCCAGCTGACGAACGACCGGTTCGCCGACCTCCAGCCGGCCTGGAGCCCGGACGGCACCCAGATCGCGTTCTCGACCGACCGTGGGGCCGGGACGGACTTCGTCCGCCTCACGTTCTCGCCGATGCAGCTCGCGCTGTACGACGTCGCGGACGGGACGATCGAGACGCTCGGCGTGTTCTCGGGCGTCAAGCACATCAACCCGGCGTGGGCGCCGGACGGCGAGAGCCTCTACTTCATCTCCGACCGGGGCGGGTTCAACGACGTCTACCGCCTCGACGTCGCCACGGGCGAGGCCTACCAGGTGACGAACCTCGCGACGGGCGTCTCGGGCATCGCCGACCTCTCGCCGGCGCTGTCCGTCGCCGAGCAGACCGGCAACCTGGCGTACTCCGTGTTCGAGGGCCAGCGCTACTCGGTCTACCGCACCGAGGCGGCGGATGCAGTCGGCACCCCGGTCGGCGGGACGGCCTCGAACGCCGCGGCCATCCTCCCGCCGGAGGACGCCTACGCCCGGTCCGTCGTCCAGAACTACATCGCCGACGCGACCGGCGGGCTCCCCGAGGCGACCACCTTCCCGACGCGCGGGTACAGCCCAAAGCTCTCGCTCGACTACATCAGCCAGCCCCAGGTCGGCGTGGGCACCGACCCGTACTACAACTCGGGCTTCGGCATCTCGGGCGGCATCTCGTTCCTGTTCTCGGACCAGCTCTCGGACAACGTCCTCGGCCTCGCCGTCGCCGCGCAGGGGACGTTCAAGGACATCGGCGGGCAGGCGCTCTACCTCAACCGCGGCAAGCGGCTGACCTACGGCGCCATCGCCGGCCACATCCCGTACCTCCAGGTGTTCTACGACCGGCCGCCGCTCGAGGAGCCGGACGAGGTGGACCTCATCGGGTTCACGCGCTACTACTACCGGACGTACGTGACGCAGGCCTCCGGGCTCGCGTCGTACCCGCTCAACCAGAGCCAGCGGTTCGAGGCCGAGCTCGGGTACCGCCGCCTCGGCTACGACGTCGAGTACGACGCGTACTACCAGACCGGCTCCGGCTGCTGCGGCATCGAGCGGCGCGAGCTCGACTCGTTCTCGATCGACCCGCTCCACCTCGGGCAGGGCGGCGTCGCCTACGTCGGCGACACGTCGCTCTTCGGGTTCACCTCGCCCATCCGCGGCTCGCGCTACCGCCTCGGCGCCGACCTCACGGCGGGCTCGCTGGTCTTCGGCTCGGTCACGGCCGACGCCCGGACGTACGTCTTTACGCGCCCGCCGGGGTTCCCGCGCCGTACGCCGGTCACGCTGGCCGCCCGCCTCCTCCACTTCGGCCGCTACGGCGCCGACGCCGAGTCCGGCCGGCTCACGCCGATCCTCCTCGGCAACCCGCAACTCGTCCGCGGCTACAACCCGCGCTCGTTCGACTCGAACGAGACGTTCGGCGCGTTCGTCGACCGGATCTACGGCAGCCGCCTCGCGGTCGCCTCGATCGAGGCCCGGCTCCCGCTCCTCGGCGTCCCCCAGCTCGGGCTGATCAACTTCCCGTACCTCCCGACGGAGCTCGTCTTCTTCGGCGACGCCGGGTTCGCGTGGGGCGAGGCCCCCTACTTCGGGATCTCCGGCCCGCCGGTCGGCGGCGAGGACCTAGTCTGCGACGTCGAGGTCACGTGCTACGGCTCGACGTTCGGCGACCAGAAGCCGATCTTCTCGGCCGGCGTCTCGGCCCGCGTGAACCTGCTCGGGGCCATCATCGTCGAGCCGTACTACGCCCTGCCGTTCTCGCGCTGGGAGGTCGAGGGCGACGTGTCGCCGGGCCGCGGCGTGTTCGGCGTCAACCTCTCGCCGGGCTGGTAA
- a CDS encoding alanine racemase, whose amino-acid sequence MLVSDLPTPALLVDHARLHANLDAMQARAEAQGVALRPHVKTHKSPAIARMQAERGARGITCATVEEAEAFAEAGFDDIRLATPVVGPTKLERLGALADGGTRVSFTVDSVEGANRASATFTAAGQTAEVLIEVDTGYGRCGVEWDDLGALAELAAFVNGAEGLRLVGLLSHGGHAYGPGTGGESVDDLRHRVMDEERDRVLGVAGRLTEAGHLDAATAELSIGSTPGVTAFTNREVGGLRITEIRPGTYVFFDAMQVALGAARLQDCALVCVATALSRKRFDDGTERIITDAGKKILTSDRRPGLDTYGTVLYSPRTMIAHPHAVVEALSEEHGWVDTPGGSIWDVGDPVFVVPNHACVAVATRRELYLVDGDEVLETLEVVAR is encoded by the coding sequence GTGCTCGTTTCCGACCTCCCCACGCCCGCCCTCCTCGTCGACCACGCCCGGCTCCACGCCAACCTCGACGCCATGCAGGCGCGGGCGGAGGCCCAGGGCGTCGCGCTCCGGCCGCACGTCAAGACGCACAAGTCGCCCGCGATCGCGCGGATGCAGGCCGAGCGTGGGGCGCGCGGGATCACCTGCGCGACGGTCGAGGAGGCCGAGGCGTTTGCCGAGGCCGGCTTCGACGACATTCGGCTGGCGACGCCCGTCGTCGGGCCGACGAAGCTGGAGCGACTGGGGGCGCTCGCCGACGGCGGCACGCGCGTGTCGTTCACGGTCGACTCGGTCGAGGGTGCGAACCGGGCGTCGGCGACCTTCACGGCGGCGGGGCAGACGGCCGAGGTCCTGATCGAGGTCGACACCGGCTACGGCCGCTGCGGCGTCGAGTGGGACGACCTCGGCGCGCTCGCGGAGCTGGCCGCGTTCGTGAACGGGGCCGAGGGGCTCCGGCTGGTCGGGCTCCTCTCGCACGGCGGCCACGCCTACGGACCGGGCACCGGCGGTGAGTCCGTCGACGACCTTCGCCATCGCGTGATGGACGAGGAGCGCGACCGGGTCCTGGGAGTCGCCGGGCGGCTCACCGAGGCGGGCCACCTCGACGCGGCGACGGCCGAGCTCTCCATCGGCTCGACGCCCGGCGTGACGGCGTTCACGAACCGGGAGGTCGGCGGGCTCCGCATCACCGAGATCCGCCCGGGCACGTACGTCTTCTTCGACGCGATGCAGGTCGCGCTGGGCGCGGCGCGGCTCCAGGACTGCGCGCTCGTCTGCGTCGCCACGGCGCTCTCCAGAAAACGGTTCGACGATGGGACCGAGCGGATCATCACGGACGCCGGCAAGAAGATCCTGACGTCGGACCGGCGGCCGGGGCTCGACACGTACGGGACCGTCCTGTACAGCCCGCGCACCATGATCGCGCACCCGCACGCCGTGGTCGAGGCGCTGAGCGAGGAGCACGGCTGGGTCGATACGCCCGGAGGCTCGATCTGGGACGTCGGCGACCCGGTGTTCGTCGTGCCGAACCACGCGTGCGTGGCCGTCGCGACGCGCCGCGAGCTGTACCTCGTCGACGGCGACGAAGTCCTTGAGACGCTGGAGGTTGTGGCGAGGTAG
- the mrdA gene encoding penicillin-binding protein 2, translating into MPTVLAQTARDDARLRYRVFSVLVLGLVAFLGARLVQMQIVDREQYATEAEGNAIETKIVRPARGYIFDRNGILLVDNETTVSVTVAPRYFDEADLPLVAELAGRPLEELEARYAEITERSAYQEDVLLENVPFWTFARLQENQYRLRGINFREDQQRRYHGDARLTHALGFVNEINSDELDAMREQGYRLGDRIGKSGIEAEYEPVLRGRVGREFVLKNVHGMEVEAYEGGEQDVEPESGFALTLAVDARVQALAESLFVNKRGGAVMLDAKTGGVISMVSAPDFDLSIYRDGFTQAEVDFLYRNPEQPDFNRATQTALPPGSTWKPFMAAVALQEGMIDENTTLYCGGGYVLGRLYRCHGGSHGNIAVRDAIRVSCNTFFFRLMNDTFVNEAHPEGIRMNLDMWGEWAHRFGFGQLAPIDIPNQGTGLIPDSSYYDRVFPAGWGPGYTVNLGIGQGNMGTSPLQLARYTAAIGNGGTLVTPHLVMQQTNPETGVTTTPARRRPQQIPIEPRNFQVVREGMEAVVANGTARRAQIPAAGEFPEITVAGKTGTAENPRGKDHAVFIAYAPVDDPQVAVGVIVENAGFGSTTAAPIASLMIEQYFRGQIVSPQRNALIPFVRAQRSVGRI; encoded by the coding sequence ATGCCCACCGTACTCGCCCAGACCGCCCGCGACGACGCGCGCCTCCGCTACCGCGTCTTCAGCGTCCTCGTTCTCGGGCTCGTCGCGTTCCTGGGGGCGCGGCTGGTGCAGATGCAGATCGTCGACCGGGAGCAGTACGCGACCGAGGCGGAGGGCAACGCGATCGAGACCAAGATCGTCCGGCCCGCCCGCGGCTACATCTTCGACCGGAACGGGATCCTTCTCGTCGACAACGAGACGACCGTGAGCGTGACCGTCGCGCCGCGCTACTTCGACGAGGCCGACCTTCCGCTCGTGGCCGAGCTGGCCGGGCGGCCCCTGGAGGAGCTCGAAGCCCGCTACGCGGAGATCACCGAGCGCTCGGCGTACCAGGAGGACGTGCTCCTCGAGAACGTCCCGTTCTGGACGTTCGCCCGGCTGCAGGAGAACCAGTACCGCCTCCGGGGGATCAACTTCCGCGAGGACCAGCAGCGGCGCTACCACGGCGACGCCCGGCTCACGCACGCGCTCGGGTTCGTCAACGAGATCAACTCCGACGAACTCGACGCCATGCGCGAACAGGGCTACCGCCTCGGCGACCGGATCGGCAAGTCCGGCATCGAGGCCGAGTACGAGCCGGTCCTGCGCGGGCGCGTCGGGCGCGAGTTCGTGCTCAAGAACGTCCACGGCATGGAGGTCGAGGCGTACGAGGGCGGCGAGCAGGACGTCGAGCCCGAATCGGGCTTCGCCCTCACGCTCGCCGTCGACGCCCGCGTCCAGGCCCTCGCCGAGAGCCTGTTCGTCAACAAGCGCGGCGGGGCCGTGATGCTGGACGCCAAGACGGGCGGGGTCATCTCGATGGTCTCGGCGCCCGACTTCGACCTCTCGATCTATCGCGACGGGTTCACCCAGGCCGAGGTCGACTTCCTCTACCGCAACCCCGAGCAGCCCGACTTCAACCGGGCGACCCAGACGGCGCTCCCGCCGGGCTCGACGTGGAAGCCGTTCATGGCCGCCGTCGCGCTCCAGGAAGGGATGATCGACGAGAACACGACGCTCTACTGCGGCGGCGGCTACGTCCTCGGCCGGCTCTACCGGTGCCACGGCGGGAGCCACGGCAACATCGCCGTCCGCGACGCCATCCGCGTGTCCTGCAACACGTTCTTCTTCCGGCTGATGAACGACACGTTCGTCAACGAGGCCCACCCCGAGGGCATCCGGATGAACCTCGACATGTGGGGCGAGTGGGCCCACCGGTTCGGCTTCGGCCAGCTCGCGCCCATCGACATCCCCAACCAGGGGACGGGCCTCATCCCGGACTCGTCGTATTACGACCGCGTTTTCCCGGCCGGTTGGGGCCCCGGCTACACCGTCAACCTCGGAATCGGGCAGGGCAACATGGGCACGAGCCCGCTCCAACTCGCCCGCTACACGGCCGCCATCGGGAACGGCGGGACGCTCGTGACGCCGCACCTCGTGATGCAGCAGACCAACCCCGAGACGGGCGTCACGACGACGCCGGCCCGCCGCCGCCCGCAGCAGATCCCGATCGAGCCGCGGAACTTCCAGGTCGTCCGCGAGGGGATGGAGGCCGTGGTCGCGAACGGCACGGCGCGGCGGGCGCAGATCCCGGCGGCCGGCGAGTTCCCCGAGATCACCGTCGCCGGCAAGACGGGCACGGCCGAGAACCCGCGCGGCAAGGACCACGCCGTGTTCATCGCCTACGCGCCCGTCGACGACCCCCAGGTGGCGGTCGGCGTGATCGTCGAGAACGCCGGGTTCGGGTCGACGACCGCGGCGCCGATCGCGTCCCTCATGATCGAGCAGTACTTCCGCGGCCAGATCGTCTCGCCGCAGCGCAACGCGCTCATCCCGTTCGTCCGCGCCCAGCGCTCCGTCGGCCGCATCTAG
- a CDS encoding FtsW/RodA/SpoVE family cell cycle protein: MRPWYKNLDWVSILLWVALVGIGLTAIYSATHGPAREFLLESVQQNFNRQLQWFGISAAVLGIILLLPARFIVKAAPVAYVVCLGLLGAALAFGREVNGAKSWLYIGPVGLQVAEIAKVGTVLAVTALLSRKEARRGSVPYLVGAALLILIPAVLVVMQNDTGTGLVFLALIPIMMFWSGAVPLPWMALAGGAAAAVYLVIVSPAYAAIFVGLATVGMLLWTRSKAMSALMLVGVGAIAIAAWFGLFRVLEPHQVDRLVAFDDPEAFRYGAGFHVIQAKAAIGSGGLFGKGFTNGTQTQLAYIPENSTDFIYCVIGEEFGFLGSMAVLLVFAFLLIRMAGLGVQAGFALPRLFIAGMTGIFLVHILINVGMTIGLMPVIGIPLPFISYGGSALLANTAMLAIALNLHAKRDQFAVYS; this comes from the coding sequence ATGCGTCCCTGGTACAAGAACCTCGACTGGGTCAGCATCCTGCTGTGGGTGGCCCTGGTCGGTATCGGGCTGACGGCGATCTACAGCGCGACGCACGGGCCCGCGCGGGAGTTCTTGCTCGAGTCGGTCCAGCAGAACTTCAACCGCCAACTCCAGTGGTTCGGCATCTCGGCGGCGGTGTTGGGGATCATCCTGCTGCTGCCGGCGCGGTTCATCGTCAAGGCGGCGCCCGTGGCCTACGTGGTCTGCCTCGGGCTGCTCGGGGCCGCGCTCGCGTTCGGCCGCGAGGTGAACGGCGCCAAGAGCTGGCTGTACATCGGGCCCGTCGGGCTGCAGGTGGCCGAGATCGCGAAGGTGGGGACCGTCCTCGCCGTGACGGCGCTCCTGTCGCGGAAGGAGGCCCGCCGGGGGAGCGTGCCCTACCTCGTCGGGGCCGCCCTGCTGATCCTGATCCCGGCGGTCCTCGTGGTGATGCAGAACGACACCGGGACGGGCCTCGTCTTCCTGGCGCTCATCCCCATCATGATGTTCTGGAGCGGGGCCGTCCCGCTCCCGTGGATGGCGCTGGCGGGCGGCGCGGCGGCGGCCGTCTACCTCGTGATCGTGAGCCCGGCCTACGCGGCCATCTTCGTGGGCCTCGCGACCGTCGGGATGCTCCTCTGGACGCGCTCGAAGGCCATGTCGGCGCTGATGCTCGTCGGCGTCGGGGCGATCGCGATCGCGGCGTGGTTCGGGCTGTTCCGCGTGCTCGAGCCGCACCAGGTCGACCGCCTCGTGGCGTTCGACGACCCGGAGGCGTTCCGCTACGGGGCCGGCTTCCACGTGATCCAGGCCAAGGCCGCGATCGGTTCAGGCGGACTCTTCGGCAAGGGGTTCACGAACGGGACGCAGACGCAGCTGGCCTACATCCCGGAGAATTCGACCGACTTCATCTATTGCGTGATCGGCGAGGAGTTCGGGTTCCTCGGCTCGATGGCCGTGCTCCTCGTGTTCGCGTTCCTCCTGATCCGCATGGCGGGGCTGGGAGTGCAGGCCGGCTTCGCCCTGCCACGATTGTTCATCGCCGGGATGACGGGGATCTTCCTCGTCCACATCCTGATCAACGTCGGGATGACGATCGGGCTCATGCCGGTCATCGGCATCCCGTTGCCGTTCATCTCGTACGGCGGCTCGGCGCTGCTGGCGAACACGGCGATGCTGGCCATCGCGCTGAACCTCCACGCCAAGCGCGACCAGTTCGCGGTGTACTCGTAG
- a CDS encoding DUF4870 domain-containing protein, translating into MPSTIPHTGPYDSDFDDPLMDVDLDGYEPDSKERSMAMLAHLAGYAGLAFPFGSLLGPFLVYILKRDESAYIEDQAREALNFQLTIVLASIASVILMFVLVGFALIFVVGIWWLVGTAIGATKANAGEWYRYPATIRFVKG; encoded by the coding sequence ATGCCTAGCACGATCCCCCACACCGGCCCCTACGATTCCGACTTCGACGACCCGCTGATGGACGTCGACCTCGACGGCTACGAGCCCGACTCGAAAGAGCGCTCGATGGCCATGCTCGCTCACCTCGCAGGCTACGCCGGCCTCGCGTTCCCGTTCGGTAGCCTCCTCGGGCCGTTCCTCGTCTACATCCTCAAGCGCGACGAGTCGGCGTACATCGAGGATCAGGCGCGCGAGGCGCTGAACTTCCAGCTCACGATCGTTCTGGCGTCCATCGCCTCGGTCATCCTGATGTTCGTCCTGGTCGGGTTCGCGCTGATCTTCGTGGTCGGCATCTGGTGGCTCGTCGGGACGGCCATCGGCGCGACAAAGGCGAACGCGGGCGAGTGGTACCGCTACCCGGCCACGATCCGGTTCGTCAAGGGCTGA
- a CDS encoding DUF3298 and DUF4163 domain-containing protein, giving the protein MRLASLVALLAGLTVLAACGPDPAPDAPEAGPLESPAPPSPTSGPSLTVAVDSLLRDEPDLNYRVAIGYPQIRGTSGEPMAPALQAVNAAIRDTVEALADDFRPEAPPPGADAPHYPVEVDGGTPRSWISDDAFSALVEVYAYTGGAHGNTYFLPLTFDLTTGEAVRPADLFAEGTPWADTLAAHTERGVLRWLGDRGALFAEGLDPIREGRVDLTLDPDSLVVHVPPYQLSAYAAGSFHVGVPLSAVAPFARPGSVLARLTDGPAVQATDPSTSRTLRGD; this is encoded by the coding sequence ATGCGCCTCGCCTCTCTCGTCGCCCTGCTCGCCGGCCTGACCGTCCTCGCGGCCTGCGGCCCCGACCCCGCGCCCGACGCTCCCGAGGCGGGCCCGCTCGAGTCTCCCGCCCCGCCGAGCCCGACGTCTGGCCCGTCGCTCACCGTCGCCGTCGACTCGCTCCTCCGTGACGAGCCCGACCTCAACTACCGCGTCGCCATCGGCTACCCGCAGATCCGCGGGACCTCCGGCGAGCCGATGGCACCGGCGCTCCAGGCCGTCAACGCCGCCATCCGCGACACCGTCGAAGCGCTCGCCGACGACTTCCGGCCCGAGGCCCCACCGCCGGGCGCCGACGCACCGCACTATCCCGTCGAGGTCGATGGGGGCACGCCGCGCTCGTGGATCTCGGACGACGCGTTCAGCGCGCTCGTCGAGGTCTACGCCTACACCGGCGGCGCCCACGGCAACACGTACTTCCTGCCCCTCACCTTCGACCTCACGACCGGCGAGGCCGTCCGCCCCGCCGACCTCTTCGCCGAGGGCACGCCGTGGGCCGACACGCTCGCGGCGCACACCGAGCGCGGCGTCCTGCGCTGGCTCGGCGACCGCGGCGCGCTCTTCGCCGAGGGCCTCGACCCCATCCGCGAGGGCCGCGTCGACCTCACGCTCGACCCCGACTCTCTCGTAGTCCACGTCCCGCCGTATCAACTCTCGGCCTACGCCGCCGGCTCGTTCCACGTCGGCGTGCCGCTGTCGGCGGTCGCGCCGTTCGCGCGGCCGGGCAGCGTGCTGGCGCGCCTGACCGACGGCCCGGCGGTTCAGGCGACCGACCCGTCAACGAGCCGTACCCTCAGAGGCGACTAG
- the argS gene encoding arginine--tRNA ligase, producing the protein MEDTLAAAVRAALAALPDLPDDFDAEAVEVEFQTPNDPSHGDLATNVALQLARPLRRSPRAIAEGVAERIEVDPTRVAAVEVAGPGFLNVRFASAHLTAGLAELLEQGADYGRVADHDGETAIVEYVSANPTGPLTVGHGRNAVLGDTIANLLDWTGYKVTREYYFNDAGRQMRVLGQSVRARYEAVVRPGGPTKTLEDGLEVPASFPDDGYRGEYITDVAQALADAHGDALLDAPDEAPFKEAAEQAVFAEIMATLKRLGVEMDSTFNERTLYEGDPAPVWDVVETLKANDLAYEEDGAVWFRTSALGKTDSRDGDEEGKDTVLVKSSGEPTYRLPDIAYHLDKLSRADLVLDVFGADHIATYPDVLRGVTALGGDADAIEVVVYQFVTLVRGGQPVKMSTRKATYETLDDLMSEVGEDVTRFFFLMRAPGTHLEFDLDLAKEASEKNPVFYLQYAHARIASIERKAEETGLDASGDADLSVLSHESEEALVKTLLQFPDEVRTAADARAPHKLATFLRDVATAFNAFYRDCRIVGEETELATARLKLARATRTVLKNGLTILGVTAPEQM; encoded by the coding sequence ATGGAGGACACGCTCGCCGCCGCCGTCCGCGCCGCCCTCGCGGCGCTCCCCGATCTCCCCGACGACTTCGACGCCGAGGCGGTCGAGGTCGAGTTCCAGACGCCGAACGACCCGTCTCACGGGGACCTCGCCACGAACGTGGCGCTCCAACTCGCGCGCCCGCTCCGCCGGAGCCCGCGCGCCATCGCCGAGGGCGTCGCCGAGCGGATCGAGGTCGACCCCACGCGCGTCGCGGCCGTCGAGGTCGCCGGGCCGGGCTTTTTGAACGTCCGGTTCGCGAGCGCCCACCTTACCGCCGGGCTGGCGGAGTTGTTGGAGCAGGGCGCCGACTACGGCCGGGTCGCGGACCACGACGGCGAGACGGCCATCGTCGAGTACGTCTCGGCCAACCCCACCGGCCCGCTGACGGTCGGCCACGGGCGAAACGCCGTCCTCGGCGACACCATCGCCAACCTGCTCGACTGGACGGGCTATAAGGTCACGCGCGAGTACTACTTCAACGACGCCGGCCGCCAGATGCGGGTGCTCGGGCAGAGCGTCCGCGCTCGCTACGAGGCCGTCGTCCGACCGGGCGGGCCGACGAAGACGCTGGAGGACGGCCTGGAGGTGCCGGCCTCGTTCCCCGACGACGGCTACCGCGGCGAGTACATCACCGACGTGGCGCAGGCCCTGGCCGACGCGCACGGCGACGCGCTTCTCGACGCGCCCGACGAGGCGCCGTTCAAGGAGGCCGCCGAGCAGGCCGTGTTCGCCGAGATCATGGCGACGCTCAAACGGCTCGGCGTCGAGATGGACTCGACGTTCAACGAGCGCACTCTGTACGAGGGCGACCCGGCGCCCGTCTGGGACGTCGTCGAGACGCTCAAAGCCAACGACCTCGCCTACGAGGAAGACGGCGCCGTGTGGTTCAGGACGTCCGCGCTCGGGAAGACTGACTCGCGCGACGGCGACGAGGAGGGCAAGGACACGGTCCTCGTCAAGTCGTCCGGTGAGCCGACGTACCGGCTGCCCGACATCGCCTACCACCTCGACAAGCTCAGCCGCGCCGACCTCGTGCTCGACGTGTTCGGCGCCGACCACATCGCGACGTACCCCGACGTGCTCCGCGGCGTGACCGCGCTCGGCGGCGACGCCGACGCCATCGAAGTCGTCGTGTACCAGTTCGTCACGCTCGTCCGCGGCGGGCAGCCGGTCAAGATGAGCACGCGGAAGGCGACCTACGAGACGCTCGACGACCTCATGAGCGAGGTCGGCGAGGACGTCACGCGGTTCTTCTTCCTCATGCGCGCGCCCGGCACGCACCTCGAGTTCGACCTCGACCTGGCCAAGGAGGCGAGCGAGAAGAACCCCGTGTTCTACCTCCAGTACGCCCACGCTCGGATCGCGTCGATCGAGCGGAAGGCCGAGGAGACCGGCCTCGACGCCTCGGGCGACGCCGACCTGAGTGTGCTCAGTCACGAGAGCGAGGAGGCCCTGGTCAAGACGCTCCTCCAGTTCCCCGACGAGGTCCGCACGGCGGCCGACGCCCGCGCGCCGCACAAGCTGGCGACGTTCCTCCGCGACGTGGCGACGGCGTTCAACGCGTTCTACCGCGACTGCCGGATCGTCGGCGAGGAGACCGAGCTCGCGACGGCCCGCCTGAAGCTGGCCCGCGCCACGCGGACGGTCCTCAAGAACGGGCTGACGATCCTCGGGGTCACCGCGCCAGAGCAGATGTAG